One window of the Triticum dicoccoides isolate Atlit2015 ecotype Zavitan chromosome 3B, WEW_v2.0, whole genome shotgun sequence genome contains the following:
- the LOC119281324 gene encoding uncharacterized protein LOC119281324 has translation MESGGGARVRRQLQAVGRVAAYLGGGLLLLSTASTAAVRSLRFLSDTNQRKFAMQCGACEGKGTYGCRLCRGSATVEWSRLYPVFVNPCLCPTCDGTRVQRCLNCLGKGYA, from the exons ATGGAATCCGGCGGCGGCGCCCGCGTACGGCGGCAGCTCCAAGCCGTGGGACGTGTCGCGGCGTACCTCGGCGGCGGCTTGCTCCTCCTCTCCACAGCATCCACCGCCGCCGTTCGCTCCCTCCGCTTCCTCTCCGATACCAACCAG AGAAAATTCGCGATGCAGTGTGGTGCCTGCGAGGGGAAGGGAACCTACGGGTGCAGGCTCTGCAGGGGTAGCGCCACGGTCGAATGGTCTCGGCTCTACCCGGTGTTCGTTAACCCGTGTCTCTGCCCTACTTGTGATGGTACCAG GGTACAGCGCTGCTTGAATTGCCTGGGCAAAGGCTATGCATGA